A genomic stretch from Neodiprion fabricii isolate iyNeoFabr1 chromosome 3, iyNeoFabr1.1, whole genome shotgun sequence includes:
- the LOC124177337 gene encoding innexin shaking-B isoform X2, which yields MPIMLKMIDIFGSIRSLFKVQRVSEDTLIFRLHYRATVALLLASCLTLACKSLSGSPIHCEAAGSVDKIVLETFCWLHTTYSMVHAFNMSLGQAVPYPGVFNSKAVVHGHGPQPLVKQHKYYQWVIFALLFQAILFYTPRWLWKGWEGGKIHALMMDLDIGICSEVEKKQKKKLLLDYLWENLKYHNWWAYRYYLCEVLALINVIGQMFLMNRFFDGAFLTFGIDVLRFLESDQEDRVDPMIFVFPRMTKCTFYKYGVGGEVEKHDAVCILPLNVVNEKIYVFLWFWFLLLGALSFMTVVYRIVIIFSPRMRVYLLRLRFRLVRREAVETIVRRSKMGDWFLLYMLGENLDTVIYRDVMHDLANKLASRHHHSVPGIKGELQEA from the exons ATGCCGATCATGCTAAAAATGATCGATATTTTTGGCTCGATCAGATCGTTGTTCAAGGTCCAGCGGGTTTCTGAAGACACGCTGATATTCCGACTACATTACCGAGCCACTGTCGCTCTACTATTGGCTAGTTGCTTGACCTTGGCATGCAAAAGCCTATCCGGATCACCAATTCACTGCGAGGCTGCTGGTTCTGTCGACAAAATAGTATTGGAGACGTTTTGCTGGTTACACACGACGTACAGCATGGTACACGCGTTCAACATGAGCCTGGGTCAGGCGGTTCCTTACCCGGGTGTTTTCAACAGTAAAGCTGTCGTACATGGCCACGGTCCACAACCCTTGGTCAAACAGCACAAATACTATCAGTGGGTCATCTTCGCACTTCTCTTCCAA GCAATTCTGTTCTACACACCGCGATGGTTGTGGAAAGGATGGGAAGGTGGGAAGATCCACGCGCTTATGATGGATCTGGATATTGGCATCTGCTCAGAAGtcgaaaagaaacaaaagaagaaGCTGCTACTAGATTATTTGTGGGAAAACCTGAAGTACCACAACTGGTGGGCGTATAGGTACTACCTCTGTGAGGTTTTGGCCCTCATTAACGTCATTG GTCAAATGTTTCTAATGAACCGGTTCTTCGACGGAGCATTCCTGACGTTTGGTATTGACGTTCTGAGGTTCCTCGAATCTGACCAAGAGGACCGAGTCGATCCGATGATCTTCGTTTTTCCGCGGATGACCAAGTGTACTTTTTACAAGTACGGAGTTGGCGGAGAGGTGGAGAAACACGACGCAGTCTGCATACTGCCTTTGAACGTAGTAAACGAGAAGATTTATGTCTTCCTCTGGTTTTGGTTCCTACTTCTCGGTGCTCTAAGCTTCATGACCGTCGTGTACAGG ATCGTGATAATATTCTCACCACGAATGAGGGTCTACCTGTTGAGACTGAGATTTCGCCTAGTCCGAAGAGAAGCTGTGGAGACGATAGTCAGACGGAGTAAAATGGGAGACTGGTTCCTCCTCTACATGCTGGGAGAGAATCTGGACACAGTGATATACAGGGACGTGATGCACGACCTGGCCAACAAGTTGGCATCGAGGCATCATCACAGCGTCCCCGGCATTAAAGGCGAGCTCCAGGAGGCGTAG
- the LOC124177337 gene encoding innexin shaking-B isoform X3 — translation MLDIFRGLKNLIKVSHIHIDSAVFRLHYSITVMLLVAFSLIVTTRQYVGNPIDCIHSKDLPEDVLNTYCWIHSTYTITAAYKKKEGSEVPFPGVDNSKAHPESEKKVYRYYQWVCFMLFLQAILFYTPRWLWKGWEGGKIHALMMDLDIGICSEVEKKQKKKLLLDYLWENLKYHNWWAYRYYLCEVLALINVIGQMFLMNRFFDGAFLTFGIDVLRFLESDQEDRVDPMIFVFPRMTKCTFYKYGVGGEVEKHDAVCILPLNVVNEKIYVFLWFWFLLLGALSFMTVVYRIVIIFSPRMRVYLLRLRFRLVRREAVETIVRRSKMGDWFLLYMLGENLDTVIYRDVMHDLANKLASRHHHSVPGIKGELQEA, via the exons ATGTTGGACATATTTCGCGGTCTGAAGAACCTCATCAAAGTTTCCCACATCCACATCGACTCGGCGGTATTCAGACTCCACTACAGCATCACTGTCATGCTGCTCGTCGCCTTCTCCCTGATCGTTACGACCCGGCAGTACGTAGGCAATCCGATAGACTGTATTCACAGCAAGGACCTGCCCGAGGATGTCCTGAATACCTACTGCTGGATTCACAGCACCTACACGATAACAGCGGCCTACAAGAAGAAGGAGGGCTCGGAGGTTCCATTTCCCGGGGTCGACAACTCCAAGGCCCATCCGGAGAGTGAGAAGAAGGTCTACAGGTACTATCAGTGGGTCTGCTTCATGCTCTTCCTCCAG GCAATTCTGTTCTACACACCGCGATGGTTGTGGAAAGGATGGGAAGGTGGGAAGATCCACGCGCTTATGATGGATCTGGATATTGGCATCTGCTCAGAAGtcgaaaagaaacaaaagaagaaGCTGCTACTAGATTATTTGTGGGAAAACCTGAAGTACCACAACTGGTGGGCGTATAGGTACTACCTCTGTGAGGTTTTGGCCCTCATTAACGTCATTG GTCAAATGTTTCTAATGAACCGGTTCTTCGACGGAGCATTCCTGACGTTTGGTATTGACGTTCTGAGGTTCCTCGAATCTGACCAAGAGGACCGAGTCGATCCGATGATCTTCGTTTTTCCGCGGATGACCAAGTGTACTTTTTACAAGTACGGAGTTGGCGGAGAGGTGGAGAAACACGACGCAGTCTGCATACTGCCTTTGAACGTAGTAAACGAGAAGATTTATGTCTTCCTCTGGTTTTGGTTCCTACTTCTCGGTGCTCTAAGCTTCATGACCGTCGTGTACAGG ATCGTGATAATATTCTCACCACGAATGAGGGTCTACCTGTTGAGACTGAGATTTCGCCTAGTCCGAAGAGAAGCTGTGGAGACGATAGTCAGACGGAGTAAAATGGGAGACTGGTTCCTCCTCTACATGCTGGGAGAGAATCTGGACACAGTGATATACAGGGACGTGATGCACGACCTGGCCAACAAGTTGGCATCGAGGCATCATCACAGCGTCCCCGGCATTAAAGGCGAGCTCCAGGAGGCGTAG